The Alcaligenes faecalis sequence CAGCCCGACAATTGGGCATTGGCATGGTGTTCCAGCATTTTTCCTTGTTTGACACCCTGACGGTCACGGAAAACATTGCATTGGGTCTGCCTGCTTCCACCAATATGCACGAGCTGGCGGGGCGCATTAGCGAGACTGCCAGCCAGTATGGGCTGGATCTGGACCCGCAACGTCACATTCACACCTTGTCCGTGGGCGAGTGCCAGCGAGTGGAAATTGTGCGGGCCTTGCTGGGCAAGCCCAAGCTGCTGATCCTGGATGAACCCACGTCAGTGCTGACGCCGCAGGCGGTGCGCCGTTTGTTCGGCACTCTGCGCCAGTTGGCCGCCGAGGGTTGCAGCATTGTTTATATCAGTCACAAGCTCGATGAAATCCGCGAACTTTGCCATGCCTGTACGGTCATGCGCATGGGCAAGGTCACGGGTTATTGCGATCCTCGCGAGGAAACCACGGCCAGCCTGTCACGTCTGATGATTGGTGCCGAGCCCCAGTCTCTGGGTGAGCGCAGCACCCAGCAAGGCGGTACGCTCTTGCAGGTACGTAATCTGCAGTTGAGCAAATCCCATCCTTTTGCCTGTGAATTGCAGGATGTCAGTTTTGATCTGCACCAGGGTGAAATTCTGGGGGTGGCCGGTATTTCCGGTAATGGTCAGCAGGAGTTGCTGGCGGCTTTGTCGGGTGAAGATACCCGTGCGCAGGCAGACATGATTTTGCTGGACGGTCAGGCGATTGCCCAACGCGATGCGGCTTGGCGACGAGATCAGGGCATGGGCTTCGTCCCTGAAGAACGCTTGGGACGCGGTGCTGTGCCGGAATTGTCATTGGCTCAAAACCTGTTGCTGTCTCATCAAAACCCGGAAACGGTAAAACGGGGTTTTCTGCGCTTTCCCAGTATCCGCCGTCTGGCGGGCGGGATTATCAAGCGTTTCCGCGTCAAGGCCTCCAACGAGCAGGCCGCTGCCAACAGCCTGTCGGGCGGGAATCTGCAAAAGTACATTATTGGCCGTGAGGTCACCCGTCAGCCGCGCATTCTGGTCATTGCCCAGCCCACCTGGGGTGTGGACGTAGGGGCTGCCGCCCAGATCCACGCCGAGTTGCTGGCCCTGCGCGATGCGGGCTGTGCCTTGCTGGTCATCTCTGAAGAGCTGGATGAATTGTTTGCGATTGCCGATCGCCTGATTGTTATCTCCAAAGGTCGTATGTCTCCCTCTATTCCCGTGGCGCAAGCCAGTGTTGATCAGATTGGGCAATGGATGAGCGGTTTGTGGGAGGAGGGCGAGCATGTTCAGGCTTGAGACTCGTGCCACGTCCTCTACCTTGATGGCCTGGTGTTCCCCCTTGCTGGCGGTTTTGCTGACCATGGTTGTTGCCGGCACCTTGTTCTGGTCGCTGGGTAAAAATCCTTTGGCGGGTTTGAACGTATTTTTTCTGGAGCCTTTGCGTGACCTGAATGGGTGGGCCGAGGTAGGTGTCAAGCTGATTCCTCTGCTGCTGATTTCTGTTGGTCTGGCGATCTGTTTCCGGGCCAATATCTTCAATATCGGGGCGGAAGGGCAGTTAGTGATAGGCGCTTTGGCAGCCGGGGCTTTTGTTCTGCAAGTAGACAATGGCGAGAACGGCGGCTTTTTTCTGATTAGCATTGCCCTGGCCTGCGGCATGCTCGGTGGTATGGCTTGGGCGGCGATCGTGGCGCTCCTGAAAGATCGCTTCAATGCCAATGAGATTCTGGTGTCCCTGATGCTGGTGTATGTAGCCCAGCATTTGCTCAGTTACCTGGTGCACGGCGCCTTGCGTGACCCTGACGGCT is a genomic window containing:
- a CDS encoding ABC transporter ATP-binding protein — protein: MTPSSPVGHSSESGEQTVSVDPEAVPRLELRHITKAYPAVVANDNISLSILPGQIHAVLGENGAGKSTLMKIIYGVIKPDQGQILWDGQPVQISSPAAARQLGIGMVFQHFSLFDTLTVTENIALGLPASTNMHELAGRISETASQYGLDLDPQRHIHTLSVGECQRVEIVRALLGKPKLLILDEPTSVLTPQAVRRLFGTLRQLAAEGCSIVYISHKLDEIRELCHACTVMRMGKVTGYCDPREETTASLSRLMIGAEPQSLGERSTQQGGTLLQVRNLQLSKSHPFACELQDVSFDLHQGEILGVAGISGNGQQELLAALSGEDTRAQADMILLDGQAIAQRDAAWRRDQGMGFVPEERLGRGAVPELSLAQNLLLSHQNPETVKRGFLRFPSIRRLAGGIIKRFRVKASNEQAAANSLSGGNLQKYIIGREVTRQPRILVIAQPTWGVDVGAAAQIHAELLALRDAGCALLVISEELDELFAIADRLIVISKGRMSPSIPVAQASVDQIGQWMSGLWEEGEHVQA